AGCAAGCAAAGTATATCCAGGCGGCAGGCCGAGGTCAGTAACAGCCGGGCAAAGCAATACACAATCAGCAGGCAGAGACAAGTCCAGAGGGCAGGCCGAGGTCAGTAACAGCCGGGCAAAGCAATACACAATCAGCAGGCAGAGACAAGTCCAGAGGGCAGGCCGAGGTCAGTAACAGCCGGGCAAAGCAATACACAATCAGCAGGCAGAGACAAGTCCAGAGGGCAGGCCGAGGTCAGTAACAGCCGGGCAAAGCAATACACAATCAGCAGGCAGAGACAAGTCCAGAGGGCAGGCCGAGGTCAGTAACAGCCGGGCAAAGCAATACagttactgatgggcacagtggcagctactgatgggcacagtggcagctattgatgggcacagtggcagcaattgatgggcacagtggctgcgttttgtgggcacagtggcagcaattgatggacacagtggctacgtttaatgggcacagtggctgcgtgtgatgggcacagtggctgcgtgtgatgggcacagtggctacgtttgatgggcacagtggctgcgtttgatgggcacagtggctgcgtttgatgggcacagtggcagcaattgatgggcacagtggctgcgtttgatgggcacagtggcagcaattgatgggcacagtggctacgtttgatgggcacagtggctgcgtgtgatgggcacagtggcagcaattgataggcacagtggctacgtttgatgggcacagtggctgtgtgtgatgggcacagtggcagcaattgataggcacagtggctacgtttgatgggcacagtggctgcgtgtgatgggcacagtggcagcaattgatgggcacagtggctacgtttgatgggcacagtggctgcgtgtgatgggcacagtggcagcaattgataggcacagtggctacgtttgatgggcacagtggctgtgtgtgatgggcacagtggcagcaattgatgggcacagtggcagcaattgatgtttttttttattcagtttgtttgcgcccccccaaaaaaaatttgagcgccagccgccactggatttgGTTATGATGCAGGCAAAGCAAGTCCAACATTCCTGAGCAAAGTCCTTATACTTGCTGTGATTTTGCTAAATTCTCTGATTTGAGATTCTTTCTTTTTCATTCTAGACAATCCTCACGGAATCCGAGACGCAAGACGCCAAGGTGACAAATAATGGAGTCATCCCTTCAGGTAGGGCAGATATATGTTGTGTTGATGATGTTATGTGAccccgtcgtttgcgtacgtcgttttcgccgtaaggctgctcctgctattaggaggcgcagccaatgttaagtatggacgtcgttcccgcgtcacgattttcaaaatttgcgtcgtttgcgtaacttgttcatgaatagcgctggacgccatttacgttcacgtcgaagccaatgacgtccttgcgacgtcatttaccacaatgcacgtcgggaaattttcccgacggagcatgcgcagtacgttcggcgcaggaacgcgcctaatttaaatgagccaCGCCCCTACGGGatgatttaaattacgcgcgcttacgccggccccttttacgaaacggagcaaatgcttcgtgaatgaagcgtagctccagtaatttacggaggcgtagcgtaaaaacggtacgctgcgccgccgtttcAGTGCACGCACCTagctgaatctacccccctgtaTATAAAGCAGTGAATCTGACATTCACCAAATGTCAggtgcatgtgttttaaatggcccagattcaagaagcacttgcgcccgcgcaaccataggttacgcagcgcaagtgcttacttgctccggtgtaacgagtgctcctgattcaggaacctcgttacaccgactgcaggctaaaatctgcgcggcataaggctctttaggctgcattcttgcgatgaccgctagagggcgctcccattgtgtatcagcgtgtagtatgcaaattgcatactaccaccgattcacaaacttgcgcgggcaccgcgcaagccaggtacggagttttagcgcaaggctgccccttctaatagtaggggcagccaatgctaaagtatagccggccttcccgcgccgtgaaatttgaatttcacggcgtttgcgtaagtgaaacgtgaatggcgctggacgccattcacattcacttagaagcaaatggcgtccttgcgacgtcatttgccgcaatgcgcgtcgggaaagtttcccgacggagcatgcgctgtacgctcggcgcgggagcgcgcctaatttaaatgattcccgcccccggcgggatcatttaacttgcgcgcgcttacgccggggcaaatttgccggcgcgccctcgcaattcacggagctactgctccgtgaatcgagggcagcgcaaaatatttgcgggggcgcagggcaaaatggttgccctgctcccccgcaaatatcgcgcatttctacttgaatctgggccaatgacagTAATTGACTCACCGCCCCGGAATGTATCTCTATTTAATCTATCATCTCTTTACCATGCATTGAAGTCAAGCCTTGGATGCCAATCAATATCCGCGCTCATTGCGGCAGCAAGTCATCCCATTCAGCAGAAAAGAATAGCGGCTCAGACGTCTTCATTTGTCACTGTCAGCGGGGAGAATAGAGAGAGCGCAGGTGACGAATCAAATCGCTCTGATGTATTCCGCCCACCTATGTAATGGAACCTTACATCACCTGACACTGTGCCCTCTAGTGACGAGGTGATCTTATTACAGGCTCATTAGGCTGGCACTCACCGCGCGTCTCGCCGGCGATCATTAatcttggggaaaaaaacaatttttccagTGGGTGTGATGAGAACCTGGAAAACTTTGCCGAGACAAAAGACTCTCTTTTTGTATTTGGCCGCCTGTGGCTGAACAAGCAGAGGCAGGATGAGCTGAAAGGGAAATTGATCTGTATATACAAGTACTATGTAAACTCAAATAATTACGGTAAATACGCAAGAGTTTATAGGCTGCGCTCCGAGACCGCAAAAGGAAACATATGCCATgctatctctttaaccacttcagccccggaccatttggctggccaaagaccggcgccactttttgcgattcggcactgggtcgctttaactgacaattgcgcggtcacgcgacgtggatcccaaacaaaatcggcgtcctttttttcccacaaatagagctttcttttggtggtatttgatcacttctgcggtttttattttttgcactataaacaaaaatagagcgacaattttttttttttatatatatattttttactttttgctataataaatatccctaaaaaatatatagtttttttcccctcagtttatatgtatgtatatgtattctACTAATCttctaataagcgtttattgattggtttgcgcctacaaaataggggatcgtttaatggcatttttattaataattattttttactagtaatggtggcgatcagcaatttttatcatgactgcgacattatggcgaacacatcggatacttttcacaccattttgcgaccattgtcatttttacagcgatcagtgctataaaaattcactgtttactgtaaaaatgacattggcagtgaaggggttaacctgtagagggcgctgaaggggttaagtgtgtcctagggagtgattccaactgttaggcgggggggggcagcattttattcttggtaccaggcagcacaatgtcttgggccggcactggatgGGAGAGAGGCAGTGTGCAACAGGAAGGGAGCGgagagttgcaatgaccgccattttattccctagggtgtctgctaaaaaaacatatatatataggggcagatccacaaagaaattacgccggcgtatttactgatacgccggcgtaatttcaaaattcctgcgttgtatctttgttttgaatcctcaaaacaagatacgacggcatttcggatggatccgacaggcgtacatcttcgtacgccgtcggatcctaggtgcaatatttccgctaggtggcgtttccgtcgaaaatccgcgtcgagtatgcaaattagctatttacgtcgaaccacgaacgtacgtcggtcGTACGTAcgtcggccggcgcattttttttccctttgtttgcgttctgcttttttcggcgtatagttaaagctgctatatggtggcgtactcaatgttaagtatggccgtccttcccgcgtacaatttttaattttttacattgtttgcgtaagtcgtagaatgacttcaccgtcgtaagcattggcgggttccggtttaatttcgagcatgcgcactgggataccccagggacggcgcatgcgcagttccaaaaaaactttgtttacgtcgggtcacgacgtattaacataaaatacaaaaagatattaacataaaacacgcccccatcacagcactttgaattccgtgcccttacgccgtaATACACTAGATACACTacgcgccgtaacttatggcgcggaatCGTTGTGgattccatttaaaaaatataagttatggcggcgtagcgtatcttagatacgctgcgcctggcgcagatgtacctggatctgccccatagtgtttgggggttctgagtaattctctagaaaaaaaaatgacgattTTTgaatgtaggagaggagtgccaaaataggcccggtatggacgTGGTTAAaggtttgactttttttttggttttcttttttattccaggagctgaaaaaaacagaaaaagtaaaaaagataagaaaaaggaTGCAGAACCGGAGAGGAACGGGTCAGTAGTGAAAGACGATGACCAAGTGCTTGTTAATTTGAAGAACAGAGTTCTCCCATTACCTCCACCACCAGACAATGAAGACTCGGAATACGAAGAGCTGGGATACGAATCTATACCGCTAGAAGATGAACCGCCAAATCCACCAACAGCGCAACCGTCTCTTCTTCAACTCCGTAAGCATCTTTAGGGAAGCGACAATATGAAATCTGAACTGCGGATTTCTCTTCAATGGGGATGGAAAAGGAAGGGATGAACCAGAAAAGGCCATATATAACGTCAGCTTTAAGTCTGTGTTCagttgcagtggcgtcactagggctgGTGTCACTTGGgctggtaaaacatggtgtcacccccctcctgtctaggctgcccagcaccctgCAGGCAGCGCACGGTCACGGGGCGAACCCCAAACTAGCCCccgtaaatgatagtatagggtggtatagtgacAGGTTAGGGTAGATTGGGGTGGTAAAGTGGTAGGTTGggatggtatagggcaggttagggtagtatagagtggtatagggcaggctcgggtggcacagggcaggttagggtattatagagtggtatagtggcagattggggtggtattgGGGTAGGTTTGATTGGGTATATTGTCAGGTTGGGctggtatagggcagtttggggtggtacagaggaggttggggtggcacagggcagattggggtggtacagggcaggttggagtGGTATGGGGTAGGTTGGATTGGTATATTGTCAGGTTGGGCTGGTacagggtagtttggggtggtacagaggaggttggggtggcacaggtcagggttggggtggtacaggtcaGGGttgggggtggtacagggcaggttggagtGGTATAGGGTAGGTTGGATTGGTATATTGTCAGGTTGGGCGGTTGGGTTGGGTGGTACaaggcagtttggggtggtacagaggaggttggggtggcacaggtcagggttggggtggtacaggtcaGGGttgggggtggtacagggcaggttggagtGGTATAGGGTAGGTTGGATTGGTATATTGTCAGGTTGGGCGGTTGGGTTGGGTGGTACaaggcagtttggggtggtacagaggaggttggggtggcacaggtcagggttggggtggtacaggtcaGGGttgggggtggtacagggcaggttggagtGGTATAGGGTAGGTTGGATTGGTATATTGTCAGGTTGGACTGGtacagggcagtttggggtggtacagagcaGGTTGGGGTGGCACAAGGCAGGTTAGGGCGATACAGGGCAGTTTGGGGGTGGTTACTGGTACATCCATAAATGcagcccccccttcagtgaacccccccccccttcagtgcagccccccttcagtgcagccccccttcagtgtagccccctcattcagtgtagccccctcattcagtgtagccccccccgTTCAGTGTAGCACCCCCTTCAGTGTAGCTCCCCCTTCAGCACCTCAGATCAGCGTGGCGGGACCTGCACagtaggttccctccccctgcttacacagaggagggggaggcggcttcacttggctgtgcctgtgtgacatcctggATTGCCCAGACAGGCAGCCCGTGGCTGCAAGAGGAGGGCATGGTAGGTGCAGCGgtgtcaccctgcacccctcccccccgcaCACCCTCTCCCCCTCGCCACTGTAGCTAGCTCGCCTCTCCCTGCCCGTGCCAGTGTGCTGCTGCCTAGACCCACAGCGCTGCCACCGCGGGTGTAATACAATCGTGCCCATggtgccctgtgcggccgcacagctcgcacaccccaaaggccggcccagTCCTCAGCTCACATACACACACGTCCCTTTTCTGTCTGTTGTGCCCCGGAGATCGTGGCCACCGCGACCCCtggtcacgagcatcggcactcCCCtccggcagtgcgcatgcgcctgcTAATACCATTTAAAgcggccgacgtacagctacggcggtTGCCCtgcggagccaacctgccgcagtattacTGACAAGGCTGGTCCGCAAGCTGGTCATCCTGCCAGTAGCATACTTCCAGTCCCTGGGTGTCTATGCTCACTATCCAAATGTTTCTATGTAGGCAGACATAATGGTCACTAAGGCTGGGCTTTGCGCATGCCTGACTTTGTTCATCTCTATTACATGGGGGTAGGAGGATTAGTAGTTTACAAAAGGAAGAATCATTGTACTTTCAAGTTTATTTCACTGGAAGTGTCAAGGACATTGCATTTCTGGCAAAAATCAAcaagtattttctgtacttgttgAAAACTTTCCTAGCCTgaaggaaaactaatgcagccaccacatccatgGACTAGTAAGCAGAAATATATTACATTCTGTTCTTCATAggagaaaaaaagccgatcatcggcttatgtgcaagggacatcagtcccgaggggaaggaggcagatgtgcccacaattaccacctgccagtgccacctgccagtgtccaccagtgccacttatcaatgcccacaagagccacctatcaatgcccacgagtgccacctataaatgtctatgagtgccacctatcaatgtccaccagtggtgccaatcagtgactcatcagtgccacctagcagtgctgcctatcagtctcacctaccagtgctgatcagtgcccatcattgccatccatcagtgcccatcactgccacctatcagtgcccatcactgccagctatcagtggcacctatcagtaccacctattagtgccacttcttagtgcccaccagtgccacctatcaatacccttcagtgccacttctcagtgtcacctcagtgcccaccagtgccacctctcagtgcccatcagtgcagcccataggtgcccatcattgcaggctattagccagattcaggtagagttacgccggcgccatcgtatatttaagcgtattctcaaattgagatacgcttaaatgttgctaagatacgaccgcctgcgccgtcgtatcttagctgactatttacgctggccgctaggggcgtgtacgctgatttacgcctagagtgcgtgaatcagcgagatacgcctattcacgaacgtacgcttgtccgtcgcagtaaagatacgccgtttacgtaaggcgttttcaggcgtaaagataatccaccaaaCAGATGgcgcagctaatgttaagtatggacgtcggaaccgcgtcgaattttaaaatttttacgtcgtttgcgtaagtcgtccgtgaatggggctggccgtaatttactctcacgtcgaaaccaatgagtctttgcggcgtaatttggagcatgcgcactgggttatgtccacggacagcgcatgcgccgtacattcaaaacgtcaattacgtggggtcatgccttattaacgtaaaacacgcccacctcttcccaatttgaattaggcgcgcttacgccggcacatttacgctacgccgccgtaacttaggacgcaagtgctttgtgaatacagcatacAGTgaatacggcggcatagcgtatatgagatacgctacgcctgcctaacgttaggcacgtctacgtgaatctggctatataggTGTCCATCAGCACAGCCTCATCAACGAAGGAGAAAAACTGcttgtttgcaaaattgtataacaaaatataattttttttttaaatctgacttttaattttttttaacaaaaaataaaaaccgcaacggtgatcaaataccactaaaagaaagctctatttgagggggaaaaaattataaaaatgtcatttggttacagtgttgtatgaccgcgcaattgtcattcaaagtgcatcagcgctgaaagctgaaaattggtctgggcattagggggggtttaagtgccgaGTAAGCAAGtgatttaaccccttaacgcccgccgcacgactatttacgtccgcaaaatggcacggacaggcagatgggcgtatatatacgtccttgccttctagcgggtggggggtccgatcgggaccccctccgctgcgtgcggcgggcggattccctcggggagcgatccggggcgacggcacggctattcgtttctagccgctccgtcgcgatcgctccccggagctgaagaacggggagagccgtatgtaaacacggcttccccgtgcttcactgtggcggctgcatcgatcgagtgatcctttttatagggagactcgatcgatgacatcagtcctacagccacacccccctacagttgtaaacacacactaggtgaacactaactcctacagcgccccctgtgtttaactcccaaactgcaactgtcattttcacaatacacaatgcaatttaaatgcattttttgctgtgaaaattacaatggttccaaaaatgtgtcaaaattgtccgaagtgtccgccataatgtcgcagtcacgaaaaaaaaacgctgatcgccgccaatagtagtaaaaaataaataattgataaaaatgcaataaaactatcccctattttgtaaacgctataaattttgcgcaaaccaatcgataaacgcttattgcgattttttttaccaaaaataggtagaagaatacgtatcggcctaaactgaggaaaaaaaaatgttttatatatgtttttgggggatatttattatagcaaaaagtaaaaaatattgattttttttcaaaattgtcgctctatttttgtttatagcgcaaaaaataaaaaaataaaaaccgcagaggtgatcaaataccaccaaaagaaagctctatttgtggggaaaaaaggacgccaattttgtttgggagccacgtcgcacgaccgcgcaattgtctgttaaagcgacgcagtgccgaatcgcaaaacctggcctgggcatttagctgcaaaatggtccggggcttaagtggttaagggaacttTTTGACACAACCTTCTTCTTAAAGCTCACTCATATGTAATATATGTTGCCTTTATTCTGCAGACTCTGGTCCAAATGGGAAACACCTGGGCGATACCTCCGGGAGCATTCGCACAATGGCAGTCGGCGGCGGTGATGCCCTGGAAAACATAAACCCTTTGTACGTCTCAGTAGAGGAAGGATCGAGGAATAAAACACCAGAAAACCAAGAATCGGAGATTGACCTTCCCAGTCCCGGACCCAACCAAGGAGATGAACCAATGAAGGAACCAATGCATTCAAACCCAAATATAAATGAACCTATCTATTCCGTCGTTCGTAAGGACAAGCTCTCCGTAAAGAACCCACCTACAAAACCAATGGAAAATCTTTCTATAGACTTAAGTGTAAAAATTGAGGTTTTACAGGAGAAGACCAACCACAGTTCAGCTCCCGTGAATCCTGAggttccacccacctcctcctttAAACTGAACACGATGATAAAAAATTGGAGGACCAGAAATTTAAAAACCTCCCCACCCCAACCAACCGTCTCCATAAACGTTGACTTGGAGGACCCTCCTCCCATTCCCGATAAAGCATTCGATATTGGAAATGAAGCTGAAAGTGAAGAACGCCACCCAAATGAGGTAGGCCAACTATTTTATGTTAACGCAGAACTTCAGCCAAATAttcttttttatgttgtttttgtgGACAGAGTTGGACGGGTAAAAAGGTTTGTTCTAGCAACTCCGTCCCTATCCAACTTCTGCAAAATTCTGAGGAATCCTAAGCACCTACTATACCTGAACATACTCTCCAACCCCTGCTGTCCTCTTAGCACATGCCGAGGGCCTCTGTGATTGTATTGCCTCCTGGATTGTTACAAAAATACTCATGCAGTGCCCATACCAGTCCCAAGAGGTAAATGGTCCTCAAGTCTATGGGTAGAGGACTAAGATGTAATATTTACCCTTAAtccagggttggactgggacaaaaagttGGCCCTGGactccagactggcccactttgacaggtctctcccatggcggtcggacaactcccgcccccccccccccctagccacccaagccccctctcccccttcactagccactagccattctacttcatTGGAGTAGAACGGCTCGGCAGTACCagaggggaagctagacattattttacccgTGGCAaaaaatcagttcggtgcccctccttatgggacaagattaggcagaagtgagaaattcccaggccatagctgttgagtcagctgtctgtcccttcccccatgctcctctgccatcccccctgctcctctggtcctccccctgcttctctgttacccccaggtgagcgctgcggggagggagaggaggtgagtgctgcgggaagggagagacagaggagcggagaggggcggcggtctgctgtcactgaagccggcccactaagccatcggcccaccgggaaactccctgtagttccaatggccagtccatccctgccctaaTCTTCATTCTGGCAGACTCCAATGCaatccctttagattgtaaactccatgagcag
The sequence above is drawn from the Rana temporaria chromosome 4, aRanTem1.1, whole genome shotgun sequence genome and encodes:
- the LOC120936032 gene encoding altered inheritance of mitochondria protein 3-like; this translates as MAPSRDRFLHYTTGKDATLSLALVLVNVVLVSAAILLYCSICKRRSSDITNSREKRERSHSELKKVTILTESETQDAKVTNNGVIPSGAEKNRKSKKDKKKDAEPERNGSVVKDDDQVLVNLKNRVLPLPPPPDNEDSEYEELGYESIPLEDEPPNPPTAQPSLLQLHSGPNGKHLGDTSGSIRTMAVGGGDALENINPLYVSVEEGSRNKTPENQESEIDLPSPGPNQGDEPMKEPMHSNPNINEPIYSVVRKDKLSVKNPPTKPMENLSIDLSVKIEVLQEKTNHSSAPVNPEVPPTSSFKLNTMIKNWRTRNLKTSPPQPTVSINVDLEDPPPIPDKAFDIGNEAESEERHPNEDNTETDIKTEE